The Heteronotia binoei isolate CCM8104 ecotype False Entrance Well chromosome 6, APGP_CSIRO_Hbin_v1, whole genome shotgun sequence genomic sequence gtgtgtgtggcctcaCACTTCAACACTAAATTTATTCTACATTTTCTGCTACAGGAGATGAATATGATGTTTGTGCCATTTGTCTGGATGAATATGAGGATGGGGATAAGCTCAGAATCCTTCCTTGCTCTCATGGTAAAGTAACTGCACATTAGGTTTGGTGTTAACAACACCAACTGGTCAGAACTCTTTGGTAGCATCAGTGACCTTTTTGAGGGATCTCTGACATACAGTCTACTGTGACTTTTGAACAACAGAGAATAATAAAACTGAACATAGACCATTCCTTTTCAGTGTCAAAGTCCATAGTCTTAAGGGGATCAGGTATCTTTTAATCCATGTGTTAGCATAGATCCCAAGGGATGGTCCGAAGGCACATGATACGATAGCCAGAGCAGGTATGATCACACGGAGGAATTCAATAGCCCAGCTGACGCACACTGCTGATGCTTTTAAATAAAGAGGTCACTGATGCTAAattgtgtttttttgttgttgggcTAAGTTTCAGATTATAAAGAACAATATTGTTTGGTATTGACTCCAGTAATGATGCTTTTCAGCTGCAATATTCAGAATTTCAATCCTTGGAGGAAACTGCTGTGGTTAGGACAGTTTAGGGCAAATACAAAGCAGTTTACCATACCTACTCCATAATCCCAGCCACATAGGACAATTTCTATTAATTTCTTGAAGAGGCAGATCATTGTTTGTCAAGCTCAGCAACAGTGGTAAAATTCAACTCCATAAGTAATTTGCCTGATGCCTACCCTTCAGCCTCAGTGGTAAGAAACTTGGTCCTCACCAAAGCCCTCATACCAATCTGTAGGACTACATTTTACAGCTTTAGGATGTTCTATGTTTCTCCTGCCTCATAAAGGGGTGTGATTTGTTCCATGGACTCAGTGACAATCTTTCAGCCAGCTTACTGTTAATATAtgcttaaattttaaaaagtatttttttaagattgtatcatcACTAAATGCAGGAGGGAAGCATGTTCCATCTTAACTGCTTTCAGCTGTCAAAAAAGCCACCCTCATCATGAAAAACTGGCTTAGCTGGAAGGTTGGTAGCGAATTCATAGAAGTTGACTGTAGCCAAATTCAACCTCCTTTTAGAAGAGCTGTACACCCAACAACCTACATTTGGACATGATCACAGCAGAGCTGTACCAGAACACAGACCTCACCTTTGAACCTAACCTGTTGCATATTTCAGTGCAGAGCTGGCTGTTGCATATGCAAGTAATTTGCTTGTCTGTGCCTAACTGTTCTCTTAGACTGGCATTTATATTGTCTACCACCTGTGAATCCTAAACAGCTTCACGGGTTCAGCTTGTAGGGGtggggtgtttttgttttttttatagcACTTTGAGACACCATCATGTAATGAAGCTATTCCTAATCTCTGCCATTCCCTGAAAGCACAAGAACAGGCAGGGGCCCCATGTTCTTTTGAATTTTACACATTTTGAATAAAGCCTAGTTATTATTCAGTATTATCAGCTAAAAAGCAAATGTTTAATATTTAGCATTTAAGGGTTTTAATTAGTAGATCCTTTGTACAAGCCTGCCTCTACGTGCACAACTCCCCTCTGCCAGAATCAACAGTTCTCTATGCACACTACTTAACATGCATGTTTTACCACAAAGTGTTAGTGTAATTAAAACTCACAGCCATTCCCTTCTCATCTGTTTGTAAAGGTAAATGCCTGTTTTCCTTTTTTCTGACAGCATACCACTGCAAGTGTGTGGATCCCTGGCTGACTAAAACCAAGAAAACATGTCCTGTGTGTAAACAAAAGGTTGTCCCTTCTCAGGGTGATTCGGACTCTGAAACAGACAGCAGTCAGGAAGAGAATGAAGTCTCCGAGAATACTCCTTTGCTTAGGCCACTGGCTTCAGTCAGCACTCAGTCTTTCGGGGCACTGTCTGAGTCTTACACCAATCCAAACATGACAGAGTCTTCAGACTatgaggaggaagatgaggaggaagaTATTGACAGTAGTGATGCTGAGAATGGAGCAACAGAAGAGAGTGTAGTAGTCCAGCTTCAGCCCAGTGCTGAACAAGATTACAGAGTGGCAAATACTGTTTGAACTTCAGGACTACAAACAAAAGTGTTACATGAACTCCTCTGGCCAGAGAACTCTCCTTTATGTATCTGTACATAGGGGAAGCACATTGTGACCCTCCGGTTGCTTCAGTGCAAGCAGCTGTTCATATAGTGTTCTGTATAGTTTAATCTTATTGCaggttcttttttgttttgttcataTTTGTCTTTTGAAGACAAGCATTTTAACTGGACTTCACAAACAGTCATGAGTAACGACAAGCTCTCCAGTCACTACAGgtaatgcacacacacagagatgccACTTCAGTTGTAAGCATCTTTTTGAAATGGAGTCAAGCCAAGGTAAATATTTTTCCCCTACATATAATATGTAGCAAATAGGTGTGTCTATGCGAATGTTTCACAAAAAAGCTGACATTCTCCAGTGAtccctggtagtgggacggtccgaaactgttgggagtaggctcctcctccggaaacagggtcgttgatcgtTTGATCcagcctgggggaggggctgctcCATTGGAAACTCTGCAGTCCAAACGGCCCTGTTACGAGACAGGACGTGTTCGTCGTGCGTCGGAGCACAGTGATCCGCAGAACAAGGTCTCCTTGCGAGAAAGTCTCTGCCACCTGGTTCTTCAGCCGCAACGGCAGCAGGCAACAACTGGGGACTGCCGCGGAGAGTGAGGTCGCCCCTCCTAAGCCtgttgaggcggggggggggggaagcggcaAGTCCAACTTTGCGGTCCCACGCAGCGCCGGCAGGTGTAGTGCAGACGACCAAGGTCCAGCGTGGCCGGGAGCACTTGATGGATCACTCAGACAGCatgcctactcaagaggaggtgGTAAGCTGTCCGAGGGAGAGCAGGAAAACTTGTTGTGATGCGCGGACTGGTTTTTTTGCTTGGGACGGGCTCCGCTGGGATGAGGGAAGCCCATCTGGTATCTTACAGGCGTTTCCCAAGACCCCTcctgaacaggggtggggaaaggcTTATGCTGTAGCAGGCCTCTCCAACTCAGGCGCGGTTAGTGTGGCCTGGGGGGGGGCGGTTCTTTACTAAGCAGAAGGGGTCGCCATTTTAGGCAGTTAGCCTGGTAACcgaggcttctccctctccccgTTCACTTTCATTTCAGCCTTCTCCTGTAGCTGAGATGGCTGACGGACGAGGACAGACTAGTGAGACAGGCTCAACCAGTGATTTTTCCACCCCAAAGTACTCAGGATACACTTCCGAAAAAGATCGAGAGGATTCTGAACCGGATTTAACTGGAGAGGATGCCAGGCTTAACTTACTTGGTTAAAAAGAGAATTGAGCAAGGAGTTTGCCCCTGCCCGAGGCTCTACTGTGCCTTCTCACccccagaaaaggaagaggcaagcAGTTCTAGATATTACCACAGCTACTACAGACCTAAAGAAAGCAAAATTGGGTATGAGCTTGGACTCTCCCTGATACTTCTCAGGAGGAAGAAGAGCCTGACTCTTCAGCACGTCGGTTTCGTTCAGTGCTGAGAAAACGAGACCCAGCCATGCACCAGGGGATGTTGGGCACCATCGAACATCTACTGGACATCAGGGCTATAGAACCCATACCTGTGACTCAGAGGGGTCAAGAGGTGTATTCCATTTTATTCCTGGTGCCAAAGAAGAATGGCGATGTCCGGGCCATTCTAGACTTGAAATGGGTAAATTGATTTGTGAAAACCAAAAAGTTTCAGATGGAGACTTTGCGTTCCATTCTATTGGCAGTTCAAGAACGAGAATACCTGACATCCATCGATCTGTCCGAGGCGTATTTGCATGTTCCCATTCGACCAAGTCACAGACGGTTCCTCAGGTTTGCGTACGACAGGAAGCACTTCCAGTACCAGGCTTTGCCATTTGGGCTCAAGTCTTCCCCGCGAATGTTTACAAAGATCCTGGTGGCTTTGGTAGCTAATTTACGGATGGGGGGCGTGGCTCTGGATGATCTCTTGGTCAGGGCCCCTTCCTTCCAGCAGAGCCTGGAGGACACCAATCGGACTATTCAAATACTGCAGGACCATGGTTTCGTGGTCAACAGGACAAAGAGCAACCTTATTCCGACATAAGAAATAGTGCATCTGGGTGTTCTGATCAATACTCAGAGgcacaaagtgtttttttttcgGAAGAACGACAGGTGAACCTCAGATCATTGTTGGAGGAGATATTGTCCCTGAATCGGGTGCCTGTGATGACTCTAGCAAAGCTTTTAGGGGTTCTGGTGTCATGCCAGGATGTACTGTCTTGGGCACATTTCCACCTACGGCCCTTACAATGCTTCCTGATCCCTTATCAGCAGGTGATAGCTCGCAAGCTACGCAACTTCAGTGGTGGCTGGAACCATCCTGTTTTCAGCAAGGAGTGTCAATGAAGGAGGCACAGAGGATAGTGGTAACTACAGACTCCAGCCTCTCTGGCTGGGGAGCGCATTCTCAAGGGATGATGATTCAAGATCAGTGGTCCCTGACAGAGTCCCGTCAGAGCATCAACCTGCTGGAGCTGAGGGCAATTCGGCTGGGGTTGTTACGTTTTCAGATGCTGCAGGGGAGTCACGTGTTAGATTTCCTACGTGGAAGTTAAATGTGGTGCTGAAGGTGTTATGTCATGCACCTTTTGAGCTCATGGCTACTTGTAGCCTGAAGGATCTTACCCTTAAAATGCTGTTTTTAGTTGAGATTACCTCTGCCTGCAGGGTATCTGAGTTGCAGGCTCTG encodes the following:
- the RNF13 gene encoding E3 ubiquitin-protein ligase RNF13 isoform X1; the encoded protein is MLILMNSLVWDPKTVSTVEVLKKIDIPSVFIGESSANSLKEEFTYEKGGHIVLIPEFNLPLEYYLIPFLIIVGICLILIVIFMITKFVQDRHRARRNRLQKDQLKKLPIHKFKKGDEYDVCAICLDEYEDGDKLRILPCSHAYHCKCVDPWLTKTKKTCPVCKQKVVPSQGDSDSETDSSQEENEVSENTPLLRPLASVSTQSFGALSESYTNPNMTESSDYEEEDEEEDIDSSDAENGATEESVVVQLQPSAEQDYRVANTV